The genomic region catgaatcaaacctagtgtttatcatctccgttacgtctacgtactttcctacaatattgtatctcaatattgatatgttgagatctacgattatttgataatccgagtttcggtcacattacgatgaacaactttatttgctgctaaggtgagtttcatatgatccctttttactctctacatttttgggctgagaatacatgcaaatgctttattaactgatttacaatatttatatgcgtgagtttcatttgctccctttttaattgcttttgcaatctatatttttgggcagagaatacatgcactttacatactaaattctacaccgagtttgaaccgaaaatcccttagctttggtaactagtaactgccggttataagaactggtgggcgcgagtagtagtgtatggatccatagggcttgatatccccgtccgagctacagcactagccttttaatggacgtatgctatttgagaaacgtacacgttggtttgcgtgtattattaagatgattatacaaagggtacaaattatatatacgttaagtttagttaccagggtgctcaatcttgtagaatattttgataaacgtttctggatgaaacaactgaaatcttgtgatccacctttatatacagattatacgaaacattaaaactatgaactcaccaacctttgtgttgacacttgttagcatgtttattctcaggtttcctagaagtcttccactgtttgcttagatgttagacaagctatgtgcatggagtcttacatgacatattttgaaaacgttgcattcaccaaatcatcaccatgtatcttattttgactgcattgtcaacgaaattactgttgtaaactattatttatggtgattgtctatatgtagaaatcatcagatgtcgaaaacttttgatttaaatattcatttatggtgtgccttttcaaaagaatgcaatgtttacaaaacgtatcatatagaggtcaaatacctcgcaatgaaatcgatgaatgacatgttcgtccatatgtatttggagcgatcgtcacatatatgtggaccaattcatccaccatgtggaccatttagatatttcatggtcctaatagacgcatctagtagatggtctcatgtttgtctattatcaagttcgaacgtggcatttgcaaaatttcttgctcaaattattaaattgagagcacatttccttgattatactattaaaagggtgagactggataatgctggtgagtttacatctcaagcatttaatgatttttacatgtctattgggattgttgttgaacatcatgttgcccatgtgcatacacaaaatgatttagcagaatcactaattaaatagttgcagttaatagctagaccattgataatgagaacaaaactaccagtatctgtatggggtcatgcaattttgcatgctgcatcattgattcacattagaccaagtgcaagtcatacatattctcccttgcaacttgcttttggccattagccaaatatttttcaccttagaacatttggttgtgcgatttatattcctatcgcaccaccacaacgcactaaaatgggttctcaaagaaggatgggaatatatgttagatacgaaacatcttcaatcataagatatattgaacccatgacgggtgatgtttttacagcacgtgtTGCTGATCgtcactttaatgaaacgtcgTTACTTAGAttaggggagaaataaaaaataaagaaaatgatgtttcatggtgtgaatctcaattaatgtatcttgatcctcgcacaaaagaatgtgagaccgaagttcaaaaaataatgcatatgtaagaacttgcgaataaattgtctGATACATTTACAGACATAAAAAGAGTggagaaaattgcgcggatagtccaTGTGGTTTGTACCGGATTGCATGGATAGACATAGTTGTGATTTTGAGTGTGGATAGTCATTGTGATGTTTAAGTTGTGCAAGGATGACTAATTTTTAACAGAAAATACCCTCACAActatgacgaaaataccctcacatgactaatttttaacagaaaaattaacgGTGTTAGTGAACTGGACTATCCTTGCTCCACTTGATAACCACCGGGACTATCCACACTCAAAATCACAACTATGTCTATCCATGGGAtccggtacaaaccacagggactatccgcgcaattttctcaaaagagtgactaaatcatatataccagcagcaaatgctccagctcgaattgaaatttcaaaagctggcaataatgtcacttttGAGTCTTTGCCACACCAGAAACGttggagaccaattggttcaaaagataaaaaatttcgaaaaagaaaatcagttgataatgaggtaaaagaaagtgttcaagaagaaccacccaaaatctgtcatggaatgtcaaaatagacatgattaggatcattggaaatgagcaatacgagctgaatttgaatcgctcaataaaaaaaaaagttttcggatctatcattctcatacctaaagatgtgaaacttgtgggatatagatgggtttttgtgcgaaaaaaaaaatgagaaaaatgaagttacaaggtataaagctagatttgtagctcaaggtttttctcaaagaccagaaattgattatgaggaaacctaTTCtcatgttatggatgcaattacttttagatacttaatcagcctggcagtttctaaaaatttagaaatgcatctcatggatgttgtgaccgcTTATCTATatagatcacttgatagtgatatatatatatatatatatatatatatatatatatatatatatatatatatatatatacctgaagaatttaaggtatcagaagcaaccaatgcaaaaccctaAGAAatatactcaatcaagttacaaaggtctttatatggattgaaacaatcgggtcgcatgtggtataaatgattaagtgattaattgataagcaaagggtataccaataatcttatttacccatgtgtattcattaagaaaacaacaaccggatatgtgatcatagccgtttacgtcgatgatcttaacatcataggtacaaataaagagatccatgaagccattcaacttctaaagaaaaaatttgaaatgaaagatctcgaaaaaaccaagtatttccttggtttgcagattgagcataggCCTAATGGTTTAcgtgtacatcaaacaacttatacagaaaagattttaaagcgtttcaatatggacaaggcaaaaccattaagtactcctatggttgttagatcacttaatattgacactgatccatttcgtccctgtgaggatcatgaagatattctgggaTCAGAAGtgtcatatcttagtgcaattggagctcttatgtatcttacagatgtacaagacctgacatttcttttgcagttaatttgttggcaaggttcagctcagctcctaccaaaagacactggaattggatcaaacacatatttcgataccttcgaggaactactgatttaggattattttattctaacaattcaaaacaagatttagtgggttatgcagatgcaggttacttatctgatccacataaagctaaatctcaaactggatatgtattcttaAATGGAGGTTCCGCAatttcatggcgttctcaaaaacaaacacttgttgcaacatcatcaaatcatgccgaagtgattgcattacatgaagcaacTCGGGAATATTTTTAGTTgatatcaatgacacaactcattactaattcttgtggactagaacgcgataaaagtccaacaactatctatgaagataatgcaacttgcatagcacagatgaaagtagggtatatcaaaagtgactgaacaaaacacatacctcctagattcttctcatacactcaagatctcattaagaataaccagattgaaatgagatatgttcaatccagcaaaaactatgctgatcttttcaccaaagcactttcaactgctattttcagaacgcatgttcacaatattggcatgaggcatgttcaaaagatataACAGCTCAACAATAtccacttgagggggagtcaactcaatgctgcactctttttcccttagctacaGTTTTTTCCCGCTGGATTTTTCTATAGCaaagtttttaacgaggcagtacttgttgctctataataaaattgtcatccaagggggagtgttatatatCTATCAATAATTCATCAAGTGGACAATAATTCAAGTGGACAAGAGTCCGTGAATGTATAGTATGAATGGATGCCAATTTTTCTACTCTACAATAGTAAATATTTGTAGTATAtatatgtacctaaatataatcgcCGAGAACACACCAACTCTTACATGAATAAGAAATATATATTGCTATTTCTCTTTGCTATTAATTATTCACACTACAAAGAATTTATCAAAGCTTAGACCAAAGGTATTTATAAACTACTAACTTTTAACAGTATGGTAacttttaattaattattcggtcgTTTTGTCCCGTACATAAAACAAAGGCTATTATATTtcaaacatataattatatatctatAGTCTTCCTAGTAAATTTATGGCcttgtttaataaataaaaatggGCTCTGTATATACGAAGTATTGGAGCAGAGTTATGAACGGAGTATTGCATTACATTGTATTCAATTTTTATTATGTATTTTATTTGTAATGTTTTAAACTCTTAAAATGTACATAGATATGTAATATTAGGCTTAATTTTTTGGACCATATATTACACTGAAATTCGAGAAAAAAAAAAAACGGGCGAGCAAAAAacaagaaattcgagcaaaaaaaaaaacacggacgaacatttttttgttcgaattacaaaaatgtagaacacatttttgttcgaatttcttttTTTGTTCGACTGTtacgtgttctacattttttttgttagaatttcaaaatgtagaacacaaatttgttcgaatttcatttttttgttcgaatttcacatttttgttcgcccgcccttttttttgttcgaatatcacgttTTTTGTTCGCCCCGCCcacttttttgttcgaatttcccttttttttgttcgaatttcagtgtatttttgagttctcagggtttcCAGGGTCAAaacgttctcatttgatccctctactatatatatatatatatatatatatatatatatatatatatatatatatatatatatatatatatatatatatatatatatatatatatatatatatatatatatatatatatatagtttggtgCTGGAGTGGCACCGAAGAGGAAGCTTCAGCCCCGTCCCTATAAGTAGCATCAATCCAAGAGGAGCCTGTACTCCCAGGGCTGGGAATAGAGGGTAGAGGCGGGGAAGCCCTTTCCTCAGCTGCGAAAAGCACAACATAGGGCGTGGCCTCCGTAGTGACGAGCGCTCGAAAAGCACAGCAAGTTACGAAGGCTAGAGTCGAAGAGCATCCATCTTTATCAAAATGCTAGAGAGGGTCTTCCCTCCTAAGAAGCCGGCTACTTTCGCCAGAAGAGAGACAAAAAAGGAGACCCCTACTGTtgaaatacaaattatatatacaaacATGAGTACAGTTATTAGTAAGAGAAATGGAATGAACGCCCGtttagcaatatatatatatatatatatatatatatatatatatatatatatatatatatatatatattgattcatATGCGACTGAACGTTTTACACATTCAATATCCGGCCCTGTTTATACCAACTTATATCGATTATATATAATATAGACGATAGTAGATAGTTAAGATGTCTttaatgtaatgtacaatatagGGGCTTTAATGTAAATGTATATCGGGTATTGATCCCCCATCTACTCGTCCTCTCATCGATACGGATACGTTTGAATCGCTTCTCAACAATTTCAGTGATGCTCTTGTTTCCAGCGGTTTACCTGTACAAAACCTTTTTCATAATCACTCTCGTACTAGGGCTGTTAATAACGGTGTAATATTCATAGGAAGATTTCCTCTTGTGTTCGATAAGGTGAGTTTTCAAGAAGTTTTTGGGTCTTGCGGTCCAATTTCGGAGATTAAATCGTGGCCCGATCGTAGATACGCCTTAATATGACTCTTGTTCGACTGCTGATGACGCCATAGGTATGTTGAATGAAATTACCTTGTTTGGTACAAAACTCTTTGTGGGTAAGGCTTCTCGTACACATGATTTTGGGTCTCATCTTTCACATACGGGTCGATCCCGATCTAATGTTTTGAGAGCAAATTTGTGTACCAATTTTGACACCGTGAATAAATTGCGGGAATCTACTCTGTTGGTTGACTCCCGCCTTTCTCCAACCATAAATTGGTTAGTTGCTTAACACGTAGGGTGTTCTTGCTAACCGGGATTTCAAATGGGGTTACTTCGGTTTCCTTGTCATGTGTGTTGATGAAACAAATTTGGAAAGGTTGTGTGTTGATCATCATAGTAGGGACGACTTGTTATACATTAACCCCTTTTCATCTCGGGCCGATCGTTTTTTCCGATTCACTTGGATTGAGATATCCTGTATCCTGGCTAGTTTTTATTCGGAGGAAAACATCAAAGAACTTGCGGCGGGTTTTGGAGATGCTATTTTTGTGGCACGATCTTCTTCCGAGCTCAAGCAGATTGGGGCAGCATACATGTTTATTGAATTGGAGTGCCCTTCATTGATTGTTGACGCGGTTAAGGAGGTTAAAAATAAATTGGGTTTGGAGTCTTTTTCTATTCGTGTTAACGAAATACCTCCGGGTGAGATTGATCGTGTCCTCAATGATGATTTCCCGTTGTTGGATTTGGTTACTTCTAATAGAGCCGTATGCGAAGGAGATTCGTTACCGCTGAATGTTGAAACCCGTCCCATAGCCAATGTTGTGCAACCTGTGAACAATGGTTTCGAAGCACCTTACCCGGTTAACTTGGATAGTGTTTCGGTTAAAGTTAAAAAAAAGCTATGGTTGCAGCGTCAGTACCTCCCGTTTCTTCCATTGATCCTGCTGGTGGTGCTTTTTGTCATTGTATAGGTAAATCGTGCGAGAAGAGATGCGTGAAATCTTGGAACTTTTGCCGGAGAAACAATATTTTGTTTGATTGTTTGGCCTGAAAATCCGTTGTTCGTGATGTAGATGAAGAGAGTTTTATACCTCATGGATCGCCTGTGATTAAAGAGTTGTTTGTCGGGAGCGTTCTTATACCTACACCGGTTTTCATATCGGAACAGGTGGTGGGTAATCGGGTTGTTGCTTCTCCGATCGATGGTGTAGCTGCTGAGAATCAAAATGGGTCAATTAACAGGGGAGTAACTTCGCCAATCGAATTTAATATACCGGCTTTTGATTCGGTTGAGGAACTAGAAGTTGATTTTGTTGAAGGTGTTACTGGTAAGGTATCGAATAAAGGTTTTAATGTTTACTGGTAAGGTTTTAATGTTTATGATGTTCCTATAGTTGAGAAGGAGCTGGTTTCATGTACTGATGGTGGTATTTCTTCTAACGGGCCGATTTTTGCTTTCTTTACCGCAACCACGATTTTGTTCTTCATGACCAAGGATGTTTTAATAATTTCAAATCGCAAGAACCTTCATGCGATTTGCGAATTCCGTGATGAACTTTACGAGTGGCGAATGAATCTCGTAGATTTTAGACTACCAATGATTTGTATGGTAAATATTTGTACGATTTGATATGTTCAAGCGAAACTATACAATTTTAGTACAATAAATTACAAATTACTACAAACGTATCATTGTATTGATAACACCAGGAAAAAAACTGAAAAACAAAAAGACAGAGACATGCCAACATAATTCATGGCGAACTCctttttcttttcttccttttcGACCAACTCTCTTTTCTTTCGTTTTAATTCCTTGATCTCATTGTAACTCCTCCATCTCTCTTCATCATCCTCCAGCACTTTCCTTGTTACATTATTTTCTTCCGAAATTGCCCCTTGTGTAGTTACCAAAAACTCCCTCCCATTCAAACACTTGTAATTTAAATCCCTTAATTTTAGTACAACCTTTTTAACGTACAATCCCATGTTTTGGGTGTCAACTCCTAATACCATTTTTATTCGACATTGTACCATCTCATTCGGGTCACTTCCGGGTAAAACCGTGACGTATTCAAGAACCGTATCATTAGTCATCCACCCCTGCCTTGCACTCAACGGTTTAATACTTGATATGTTGCCTGCCCGCTTTCGGGTCGGGTCGATTATGATCCAGCTTAATTCCATGGATTCTTTTAGATGTGACAATGTTGCCTCATCAGCACCTGCCAGCTCATCCACTTTCACGCCTATATATTGGGAAATACGGGTCGGATGTTTGGATTCGGATCCGTTGCAGTCGTTCAATTCGATCTTTAGTTTCGATGAAAGGAAGTCTGTTGTGGTGTCGGTGAACTCGACTTTGGAGTAAACGACGTCACTTTGGTAACGTATATCAACGGCTGAGATGAGTTGAGATGGACAGTTGAGATCGTGAGAAAACAATAGATCTGATCTTTGAGATGGACGGTCGTTGACGTCGTTGGTGGTTAGAGCGGGAAAAGAGTCTTGGAAGAAAGAACGGTGACCAGCTGGGAAGGTGGAGATGACGTCATGGACACGTGGATCAGTAATAGATGGCCATGTGGATGTAGAGATAGGAGTCCAGAGGTTGTGATCGGAACAAAGGGAGTGTAGATGAGCTGAAACAGCTGATGTGGCGGAAAGAGATTGGCCATTAAGACGTGGTAAGATGTGTGTCTGAATGATATCTGGATGGATATCACAAAAACTAGTCATCACCATTATAATTAATTAGAAGAAAAATAACAGGATCTAGTGATGAATTTAGGTGtctgtgtttgtgtttgtgtttgtgtttgtttaaGGTATATGGGAAGTGGGGGAGTTTGAGGCTTTGTTTATATAGATGCTGTAAATTGTCAACgtgtttttctttttttatttattattatctggTTCTTTATTTAGTATACTCCATTTACAAGATTCCAAAGTTGATGTGATTAGGACATGTAAACAACAACTTCCACTTGTAGTAGATttattacattttttttttcttttggtaAATCATACTAACAGGTGCATTGTACTAAATTTATACGTCACCTACTTCTAGAACGTTTTTGTTTCTTTTACGAGTCGTTTATATAGGTAGTACGACTACGGAGTACATGTTTTTCTTTGGCTTTTAGGCGACTCTCAACCATGAGATTGTGTCTTTTCAAGAGTGAATGTTACATTAGCGTCACATCAGTACTTCTATTCTATCACTAACTAAAGACTAGCTGCTAACAACCATAACGTATCCACGACTTGGTCCCACCTCTATTTTTTATATTAAACTTATTTtacttatcattaattattattaaccttattaacCTTATATATACTAAAAGTGATTTAACATGATGTAGTTTTAGTTACATTTGAGTGTAGTTTTAAGTTTACGTTCATATTACAAACGCTCCCTCAACTTTGCCTATATTTTCACATAGGTACCTCAAGTTCACAATTTTTATTggtgaaaagtgtaaattatataatttaattaaaatataaaaaactaaatccacccaaatttataacgggccctatcttctcgctgggtgcgagttaaatttttcagagaccaccgttcaactcaaaaaaaatcTTACCAACCCAACGGGACTACCTATACACGAAACGGACGCTtctcaaaaaaacgctaaacacaacgacaacccgtatcttcccgctcggcacgagttaaatttttttgacGGCAGCGCCAGACTCGGAAAAatcttatgaacaaaacgaaactaaccacgttcgaaacggacactttttaaaaaacgctaaacacaacgacatcccGTATCTTCCTCCTAGACGCGAGTTAAAATTTTCCAACAGTACCgttatactcgaaataattttatcaacaaaacgaaactaactacgttcgaaacggatactttttaaaaaacactaaagacgacgacacctacAACGACGCTTAATACATGGCCCGTTTTCCCCtgtgtaaatacacaacgctacattaaatatgaatacgcggGTCGAAagccccgccgcaacgcgcggtgtcacaccccccaaaatggaccaggagtaattgtgaccaatcatatcataacacagttgtataaacgagaacgactctatatgagactttttaaataaaacctttgttaataaaacagcggaagcagtaatacatgtttacattattattaaaacgtaaaataaatgtttatgaactaaaatataatatgcgatgtggactccatgcaagcatcaaatctatcatcacaaagttgcaaatagctagctcaatcatcacctgagacaaaaatgcttaaagtgtcaaccaaaaaggttgagtgaaattcacaggtttataaataatattcaaagttttagaccacaagatttagtttaaaattgattgatatagaaatatcaatctaaaagtgttgctgcattttgtaatatcgctactaaacaagtttaccctatgacaccttgtactgtcagcgtcgtggaatcattattatgtaaccaaagaccaccggtcgaatggttagagacgttactctcaataggcctactcacaataattaagtttgcatttaaacgtagcaattgacgatattacggtagggatttagcatgaatcaaagcatgacagcatagttaacaatttagtacttgtgtctaagtgtaaaacagttataaagcaagcatgtgtctcaccccaaaagttataaatagttaggtaaacagtaaaagtggggctatgaaaatcaccttagtagcacaaaagagtattccacgaaagaattgaatggaaggacgtgaccgagatctcaacctagagatagaacgtatgatcagacattgcctaacagacaatagtatatagtactatattgatagtaatggttcactaaagaatttccattttcggaaggttactatttatggaaagttttcacttatagtaattttccaattttagaaagttcgggttaatctttagcaagacgttatataactttactcaaacttcgttgctatcaaataagacaggaatgaccagatgtaaccgggggcccaggactcttgaccagaatctaagtcatggcattcgagatccacaagtttacccataaatggcaacctagacatcattcacttacgaccgtgagtagcgatgaagttcacatgaattgtacattatctttgattaaccttcactttaggtttatatgttactccgtattatatatgttatattatatttattaatgtattaacaatttgattatcttatattatatactataagttattattattaaattagtatagttataaaataagtgtttattaataatgtattgttattaaattACATTATaatcattatactttattatatagtatacttagttattaaccgtaagttataataataacattaatttagtatatataatatacttatgttaatcgaaaatcatactaatatatgttaattcgaatattaattcattaaatattatatttataatttttataaacttagttaattatacaattcaataggatattttataaaaataattttatcaagtttttgtatt from Rutidosis leptorrhynchoides isolate AG116_Rl617_1_P2 chromosome 9, CSIRO_AGI_Rlap_v1, whole genome shotgun sequence harbors:
- the LOC139866507 gene encoding F-box protein At2g27310-like, yielding MVMTSFCDIHPDIIQTHILPRLNGQSLSATSAVSAHLHSLCSDHNLWTPISTSTWPSITDPRVHDVISTFPAGHRSFFQDSFPALTTNDVNDRPSQRSDLLFSHDLNCPSQLISAVDIRYQSDVVYSKVEFTDTTTDFLSSKLKIELNDCNGSESKHPTRISQYIGVKVDELAGADEATLSHLKESMELSWIIIDPTRKRAGNISSIKPLSARQGWMTNDTVLEYVTVLPGSDPNEMVQCRIKMVLGVDTQNMGLYVKKVVLKLRDLNYKCLNGREFLVTTQGAISEENNVTRKVLEDDEERWRSYNEIKELKRKKRELVEKEEKKKEFAMNYVGMSLSFCFSVFFLVLSIQ